The sequence TCGCGCAGCGTCTTCTTGCTGGCGAAGGCCGACTGCGGATTGTTTATGTAGTCGAAGTAGAGCGGCGCGGTGTGATGCGCGGAGAAGCCTGCGTTGGCCGTGTATAGTCCTTCTTCGTACCACGCCCAGTCAAACGACTGACGGCTGCTTTTGCCTTCCCGGCGAATGTCGCGGCCGATGTAGCCTACGACTTTCGACTTCTGAGCCTTGCGGTCCATTTCCGGATTGAGCAACACCGGCATCGTTGCATAACTTTGGAACGTGTTGCTGTCTCCCGTATACGAGGTCACGGGGAACTTCAGCTCGGCCGGCGGCGGGTTGTCGTCGTTAGAGATCGGCACGCCGTCGGTGTAGCCTCCCCCGCTCGGGAGCGGCACCGAGAGTGTCCCTTCGCCTGCAGCCGCCTCGGTTTGTCCGATTTGACCCGCGAACAACTGAATGTTGCTCGGCGTCGAGTCGCCGGTGTTCGCTTGGAAGTAGTGATCGAAGAGCGCGAAGTTTTTCGCATAGTACCAGAGATAGGGGACCGTGTCGCAATCGTACACGCCCTCGATAGCGATCGACTCGTTGTGCTGCTCGATCTGCTGAGGGCTCGGCGTTGGCCCCAGCGGCGGCGCTCCCCCCTCGGCATCCACGAGGAAATCGTCCATCTTGCCCCGGTCGATCGATGCTTCTTGATCGAAACGACCGTTGTTGCCACCGTTGATGTCGGGCGCATCGGAAACGTAGTTGGGGCTGCTTTGATTCGTCGAGATCAGGAACGGACGCTGACAGCTGAAAGTTTGTGGATCGTACTGGCAGTCCGTTTGTTGGGCCAGATACGTGCCCAGGTTCTCGACGTACTGGCCGTTCACTCCGGGAAACAGGCCATAGACCTGATCGAAAGTGTGATTCTCTTGAACTAGCACGAAGACGTGCTTGATTCGCGAGCGCGCTAAGCCGGCTATTTTCTCACGGTACGCGGCATCCGCCAGCTGCGCAGCCGCGGATCCCGGTCCTCCGAGTTGCGCACCCTGCGGCGTCAGAGCGGAGCCTGGGGTGCCCACTCCTCCGCAAGCTGCGAGCGCGCAGGACGCTGTAAAAATTACGATGTGCGAAGCTAATCGACGCATTGTGTTACGACCCTCCAGCTTTGAAGTGACGTGCGTGACTTCAAGCTACCAGAAGGCAACCTGGGCTTACAACGCGGAGAAAGGCGGGTTTGATAAGATGGATTAACGCTTCTTAACGCTATCGTTTTGTCAGCGTGAAGTTGTGATTAACATGGATGGGCGTCACAGCCATGCTCGACCGCTCGTTATGGAATCAAGCCAGAATCGAGGTGGCGCATGCAACGCATCCGCTTTATAACCGTCGCGCTTCTACTTTTCGCGATACCGCTCCAGATCATCGCGGATCCACCCGAACGCACCACCACGACTGCCGACCGTCAATCCATCAACCTGACCGTTTATAACGGGGGAACGGCGCTCATCCACGACCGCCGAACCTTGCGCCTGGACGACGGCCTCAATCGCATTGCGTGGCGAGACGTCAGCGCCCAGATGGACCCGACCTCGGCATTGGTGGATGGCGGTGGATCGGCGAATGCGATCCGCGTCGTCGAGCAGAACTTCAACTTCGATCTGCTCGACCCATCCGCGCTGCTCGACAAGTACGTCGGCCAGGAGGTCACCGTCGTTCACGAAGCGCGCTTCGCCGGCGAGCGCGATGCGCGCGAAAGGGCGCGCATCCTCAGCACCAACGGCGGAATCGTCCTGCAGTATCGCGACCGCATAGAGACCCAGCTGCGTGGCTACATCATCTTTCCGGCCTCGCCGAAGAACTTTCGCGACCGCCCCACGCTTGATCTCGACCTGGACAGCGGCGAGAGCGGGACCACGGCGTTGGATTTGAGCTATCTCACTAGTGGGCTCAGTTGGCGTGCGGATTATGTCGGCGTGGTCTCTTCGGATCAAAGGCACCTTTCCCTGACGGGCCTCGTGACGCTCTCCAACACGAGCGGCGCCTCATATGAAAACGCGCGACTGCAGCTGGTCGCGGGGAACGTCAATGTCGTCGGGCCCCCCTCCCTGTACGCCATGAAAACGATCGCGCGCGTCACTTCGAACGTGCAGCAGGAAAACTACTTCGAATATCACCTCTACACGCTCGCGCGCCCGACGAGCATCCTCGACAAGCAGACGAAGCAGCTCACGCTCCTGGCGGCACGGGGAATACCGATCCACGAAACCCTCGAGCTGCGCGGCTCTCCCGAGTATTACCGGAACGCCGACTCCGACATCGGCGCTCGTCTGCCGGTTGGCGCGTACGTCACGTTCGAAAACCGCGGCGGCGATCTCGGCATTCCATTGCCGGGGGGAATCGTGCGGCTCTACAAAAGCGACTCTCGCGGTCTTTCCCAGTTCATGGGATCCGACCAGATCGATCACACGCCGCGGAACGAGACGGTGCGGCTGCACCTCGGGGATTCCTTCGACGTGACCGCCCGCAAACGGCAGACGGAGTTTCGGTTCTCGAGCGCTTGTTCTGCGGACAGCTCCTATCAAATTGTGGTCGCGAACGCTAAGACGGTCGCTCAGAACGTGCTCGTCGTCGAACCGATTCCGGGCGACTGGCAGATCGTTGACGAAAACGTTTCGCACGTCAAGTCATCGGCATTTACCGCTACCTGGAACCTTCGCGTTCCGGCCGACTCACGTTCTATGTTAACCTACACGGCGCGCGTGAGCTGGTGCTATGAAGGGACCGATCAAGCTCGTTAGCGGGGTCTCGCCATCTCGGGTCCGACGAAGCGCTGCGGCGCTTGGAGGGACGGCGAAACCGGGGTTCGATGCACGGCCGCGGGCGGCGCACCGATCGGCAACAGCGTGAAGTCCTGAGCGTCCCGAGGTTCGCCGCAGCCCGCGAGGAGCATGGCGAGAATGGTTGCCCCGATAATGTAGCGGCCACGACTAAAGCGCATCGCGTTCAACTCCTCGTTGCATGGACGACTGGGGGGACGGGGACCGTTCACGGGTTCGGGCACGAAAACCTGGAATACAGCCGCGTGAAGGTTACCGCCTCGATGATGATCGCTCTAGCGAGCCTCGTAGTCTATCTCGCGCTCGCCGTCGCAGGCATGGGTGGGCTCGCCGCCTTCTTCGCGCACCCCGCGTTGATCGCGACCGCGATACTGTTCCTCGTTTTCACGATCGCCGGGGTGTTTGCCGGCGGTAACGTGAGCCCGGGCGAGAGAGAGGATCGCAGCAACCGGTGGGTCTTGTTGCCTATCATCGTCATCGGACTGGTGTCGGCGTTTGTGGCCCCGTGGACCGACCGCATCGGCTTCTGGACGATCGACGGCGAGGCGACGCGCTGGCTCGGCGTTGCGCTAATCGCCGTCGGCGGGACGCTGCGCATCGCGCCGGTCTTCATCCTCGGCAACCGCTTCAGCGGCCTCGTCGCGATTCAGCCCGGGCACATGCTCGTGACGACCGGGCTGTACGCGCGCATCCGCCATCCCAGTTACCTCGGATTGCTCGTCAGCGCTCTGGGTTGGTGCCTTGCTTTTCGCTCCGGCGTGGGCGTTTTGCTCACGTTGCTGCTCGTGCCGCCCGTCGTCGCGCGAATGAACTCGGAAGAGGCGCTGCTCAGCTCACAGTTCGGCGCGGACTACGACGCGTATCGCTCGCGAACGTCGCGGTTGGTGCCGGGGGTGTATTGACGGTAGCGCGTTGCAACGCGCTACAAATAGTTTCCCTCTGACATCCAACGCTGCTTCCTGCAGCATCCACGATCGGCGGCTGCGATCCGCCGCACCCTGCCAGCAAGGCCGCAGCACCGCCGATCCAAAGCACGCCGCGCGGCTATTGCAATTATCTTCATTACTTATGCCACGTTGAATGCCCGCTCTCGGTTTGCGTCGTAAAAGTCGAGCTACTCAGCGCCGTGCCTAGATCTTGTCCGTGATCAAAACAATCGAGTCATTCTCGGGGGAAGACCAGCTCGCCGATCTTGTTTCTGAACCCCTCGGCAAACCACATGTTCCCATCCGGGCCCTTAACGATACCAACTACCTGGAACTTTGGCTGGCTCCCGTTAATCGCGCCCGGCAGTTTGTAATCGTTCACGACCTGCCCTTGGAGATTCATGGAGATTATGTGACCTACGAACGGCTGGGTTATCCACCAATTCCCGTCCGGGCCTAGTGCTATACCGTCGCCCTGATCTGCTATCGAATACTTCGTAATTTGTCCATCGGGTGTAATCTTTCCGACCCACGCGTTGGTCTTCGGACCATCAGCCGCGGTAAACCATACATTGCCGTCGGGGCCTTCCGTAACGTTCCACACACCGTCCGCCGCAACAATAGGAAAGTTGGTAATCGCCCCGTCGGCCGTCACGCGGGTTATTTGCGGGCAGTTTCCGCTGTCGCCGATCCAGAATGTTTCACCTTCGCCCACTGCCAATGGGCCCGGGTAGCAGTAAAAACCAGGCAAACGTATCGTTTTTACCAGCTTGGGTTTAATGGTGAGCTCGTCGAGGTTACCCGAGTATACTCCCGTTCCCGGGGACGTGGCTACCATCCATAGATGCCGCCGTGCGGACACGATGCCCGCAGTCCATCCACATCCCGATTGGCCACACACCCTGTACTGGGATATCAGCCCATTTTTGACTAGACCAATGGTTTGAGTGTAGTAGTCGGTAAACCAAACGTTTCCATCGGGACCGTGCGTAAAATGATAGGCCGAATCGTACCCAGAACCATTGCGCTTCTCGGGTAGGGCGTGCGCCGTGACGGCACCGTTAGGGAGCATTCGTCCAAGATACGGATAAAAGGAGTTAAACCAAAGAGCTCCCGCCGAGTCGAACGCGAGCTGGTAGAGATCCTCGAGCTTTTTGTTCTTGACAACGTACTCCTTAAGAACGGGGCCGCTCCTCCGCAGAGCGCTTTGGTTCGCCCGGGCCGCCCCGCCGATCGGCAGCTGCAATCCGCCGCAGCCCGCAAGCAATGCGCCTGCGGCTCCGATGCTAAGCGCGAAGCGAGCTAAGGTTCCCATGTGCCATGCCTCCCCGAAGCTGAACGGACGAGCGACTGAGAACGTTCGGCGGCCGCGCCGTCAGTTCCATCGCGGGAGCCAGGCCGCCAAGAGTGAAGCCGTCTCGCGGCTCGCTCCGAGGTCCCCGCGCTGATCGGCGCCCCTCGTCCCGTCTGGCTTCGGTCGAAGTTTGCCGGTTCTCAGGATCATGCTTATCCGCGTACGGCGGGGCTTCCTGAAAGCAAGAAACAGGGCAGTGACACCTCCCGGTGAGATGGAAGCTAACGGACACCTAAGATGTTGATCGGCGATTGGATCTCAATTTCGTGGCCCAACGCGACGGCGATGCTGACTATCTATTGGCTCGTCAAAGCGTTCTGGCCGCTCACGATCCTTGCTGCCATCGCCGTGTGGTTCTGGTGGCGGCGGCGTTCGAGTGTAGGAGCGCGCATCGTTGCCGGCCTCGCCGCAGCGCTTTGGGTGTGCTCGGCTATCCCGTATCTATATTTCGTGGGTGGGCAAATCGCGTTCGCGGCGCAGGTACGGTCGCGGCAGGAGACGCTGAGGGACGCTACCGTGATTGCGGGCATCCGTCTTCCCGCCGGGACGCTCGTAACGCATCCGACTGCGCAAGCGCGGAACGAGATCGCGTCGCTCGATCTTCAACAAGAGGCTAGCGTTTACGGGACGCCGTTGACGGGACACGTCGACTTCAACAACGGGCAGCCAAATGGATTCGTAACGCTTGCGCGAGATGCGGCGATCGGCGGCATCCCCTGTTCCTCGGATGCGCAGGTGCAACTCAAGGATGGGAAGGTCGACACGTGCACGATGTCGCGCTCGAGCATCGTCCGCGGGATTCCGTGCCGGGGTGAGGTGTCATTAAGCAACGGGACGCAGTGCGTGCTTTCCTCGGACTATCGGAGCTTCGGCGTTACGTGGCGGGCAGGCACGCAGGCGAGCATCGACGGAAATGGCGGGTCGTTCGACATCATGGCGCAACCACCGAATCTCCACGTGGTCGGTTCGCCTCTTCCCAGTCGCGCGATCGTCGAGTTTACCGGCGGGCGTCTCTACGGAGTAAACTTCACGATCAATCCATGGCGCATGCAAGGATGCACGATCAATTACATCGCCGTTGCATACGGCGCTGCGCCCGGCAAAACGACCGGTGCGTGCCGCCTCCCGCGAGGGCGCGACGGTAACGTCGTATTACCACCGACCGCGTTTACGGTTAACTCCTAGTCGCCCTTCGCCCTTCGAGACGCGCGCTTCGCGCGCTCCTCAGGATGACAACAGGAGGGGGCGAGTGTTTGATGCTCGCCCCCGTTTCTGTTTGTTAGTAGGCTTTGATGCCGTGTGGAGTTCCCCATCCGGCCGGGCCGCTGTACTTTTGGTAGCCGCCACCGGTCTTTGGCAGGCCGGCTTCGCAGAGATAATCGCCGCAACTGCCGTCGCTGCCGGAAGTGATTTGGTGCAGCTGCAGCCGGTGTTTCCTCGGCGAAAGGTCCCAAAACGTCTCGCCGCCCGTCAAGCTGCCCGGGTTATCGACGAGACCGACGATGCCGGCCGTCAGCGGCGCCGCGACGCTCGTTCCACAGATGTCCAACCAGCCGCCGTAACTGCTGATGTACTCGGCCACGCCGGGGCTACAGCCCGCTTCGGCCGAGATGTCCGCGATGGTTCGGCCGTTGCAGTCCGGATCGTGCTGCCATTTCGGCTTGGGAGTGGTAGTCGCGCAGCCGGCTCCCGCGCCGTCCCAGGCGCTTTCGCTATAGGTCGAGCCTGACTTTGCCAATTGCGTGCCGCCTATGGCGAGCACGTTTGCGAGCGCCGCCGGCCACTCGATCTCCGGATATCCGTTGTCGCCGGACGACGCTATATAACCGACGCCGGGTGTATTGAAGTAGTTCGGAAAGTTCGAATCACCGCAATTCTCGCCGTAGTTGAAGCTGCTGCAGCCCCAGCTGTTGCTAAGGATCTTGGCACCGAGCTTCACGGCGGTGGCTTCGGCTTTTTCCAAGCCGCAGACCACGGCACCACAGTTGCCGCCTTCGATCAAGTAGATCGTACATTTGGGGCAGCTTACCGAGACCATTTCGATGTCGAGATCGGTCTCGATGCACCAACCGAAGTTCTGGCAGCTCTCAGGATAGTTGCTTTCCTGCCCTTCCTCATTGAACTTCGAGAATGTCGCCGTTCCCAATCCGAACGTAGTGCGGTAGGTCGCGAGATCCGACTGGGCAGTAGGTAAGTCGCCCAGCTCGATGAGCGCGACTATCGTTCCCGATCCCTTGCCCAGCGAGGGGGTAAGGTTATAGCGAGTTTGCAGGTCGGCGGGCTGCCAGCCGCAGTTGTCGCCAGAGGGCGAGCAAGGCGGCTTCCCACCCCTGTTGACGATCAACACATGGCACATTACGCGTCCGACTAACAGTTTGCAGCCGGGCCGGGCTTCGTGCTTGGCTTTCCACTCCGGCACAAAGTGCGCGGAAGCGGAAGTACCGCCTTGCGACGCGACACCGGCCGTCGGAGTACTCGATGGGCCGGCCCCGTTACAGCCGGCGATCGCTAGCGCCACCACCAGCGAAGAAAGTTTCAAGGATACTCTCACAAACGCTCCTCTCAATAGGTAGACATGGGGGGCACGAGTTACTTATGAGGAAACGCAGCAGTTGCCTCCCACTCAACCTTCGTCCTTCGTCTCGCTCCGCTCGCTCAGGACTGCGCATCACTCCCGCCCTTCGACTGCGGCGCTGCGCGCCGCGCTCAGGATGACAGAGAGAACTCGGGATAACGCAAGTGGCTATTGGGGATTCGCAGGGGCTTCGTCGTTGAAGAAGCCGACGATCGTATTATTGGAGTCGATGACGAACATGATGGGTTGCGAACCCTTCTCGAAGTCGGCGCGGTAATGGTAGCGCCGATACTGCTGCATCGAGTCCGCGCGCAAAAATTGCAACTGCCGGAACTTCCCTAGCCCCGCGAATGCGTCGTTGATCTGCGCCAACAGTTGCTGCGTGAAGCCCTGCCGCATCTGCGACGAGATGCCGCTTGGGACATGGCCTGCGAGCACCGTCTTGAAGAAGGTGGTGAAGCGGCCCGTCTGCCCGCTGTCGGGCGCCGGCGCCGATTTGAGTTCCGGCGGAGCGGGCTGCGCGTCGGGCGGCGCCGGCTGTGCGCAGACCGGCGCTGCGGCGCTCATCATGAGCCCACAGAACAGCGCGGCGGCAACTTTCGAGATCATCTTAGGATTTGTCCTGAAAGAAGCCCACGATTGTTCCGTTCGAATCGAGGATGAACACTATGCCTTGCGACCCGTTTTCAAAGACGGCCATGTAATGGTAGCGCAAATACTGCTGGATCGTGTCCGCGCTGACGAACTGCAGCTCCCGAAACTTGCCCTCTCCGGCGAACGCAGCGGCGATCTGCCCCAATAGTTGTTGCGTGAAGCCCTGCCGCATCTGCGAAGAGATGTTTCCGCCCGGAACGTGTCCCGCAAGCACCGTCGTGAAGAAGCTCGTGAAGTCCGCCGTCTGTTTGCTGGTCGGCGCCGGGGCCGATGGAGTAGCGGGCCCCGAAGTGGGCACCGGGGGCGGTGCGGAGGGTACCGCGCCAAACGTGGCTCCGCAGAGCAACGCCGCGACGGCGAGTTTCGAGAGCATTTAGGTCGAGCGTCCTTTCCTACGGAGCATTGCGCGAGCCTTTTCGATTCGCCGCGACCGCGCCTCGAGTCTTTTCGCGTCTTCGATCCAAAGCACATATTCTTTGCGATGCGTGTACGATAAGCTGTCGTACGCTCGCCTTTCGACCGCAGTCATCGCCTCCGCGAAGCCTCGGGGTAAGTCCGTCACGCGCGCTTCCACACGAGCACGTTCGAACTGCCCCAGATCTCGGGCGGCAGCGTGCGGATGGTCAGCGTGTCGCCGGCGAGCTTGAACTGGCGCTCGAGCGTGACGCCGACCAGATCGGTAAAGACGCTCACCTCGACGTGGTGAAACACGCGGTCGCCGCGGATCTCGTAGCGGCCGGCGTAGGCGAGAAAGTTGCGCAGTGACTCGCTGCGTGCAGTCTCGGACGCGCTCGTTCCGGTGGGCGAGTGGAGTTCCGGGCGATGGGTGCCGCCGAGCACCGCGGCCATGCGGTCCTGCGCGGTATAAATAAGGTAGCCTACCGGCGAGGGGCCGAAGCGCGGCTCTTCGGTGGCCTTGCCTTCGTCCACGTTGAAGCTCACGAGGCTCCACGCACCGACGACGCCGGCCGGTTCGGCCGCAACAGCTGGGACGGTCGCGATCGCCGCGAGCACGCCGAACGAGGCCGCCGCTTCCAGCAGGCCCTTGCGAGACAACGATTGTAATTGCGGTGAATCACCGCGAGTAAATAACGCCATGATCAAACGGGGTCTTTTGACCCTCGCGATTACGCTCCTCGGTGCGAGCCCTTCGGTCGCACCGCGAGACGCCGCGCCCGAGGCGATGACGCCGCAGAAGATTTTCGACGCGGCGTTCCGGCGCTTGCAGTCGTACCCCGTGCCGCCGTACGCCGTGTGGACCGCGACCTGGAACATCCGTGAGCGGCCGATGGGCTATTACACCGGCGAGAAGGCGAGCGTCGAGACGAGCCGCTACGCCGTGCGCCTCTCCGACGGGATCGAGAACGTCAGCGACCCGATTCCGAGCGGCAAGCTGCCGCCCGCGACGATCGAGGACGAGTTCCTGGGCCCGTTCGCGTGGACGATGCGCTCGTCGGTGCGCGTCGCGCCGCCCGGCGGCGTGATGATGCAGCCCGACATCGAGGGCCTCAAGACGATCGCCACGGTCGTCGCGATCGCGCAGTCGCCGTACACCTTCGGATTTACGCGCGCCGGCGCGCTGCCGATCGAAACCGTCGACGGACATCGCGTCTATCATTTGGAGCTGCGGCCCCGCAGCGATTCGCAGCTGCACAATCTGCGCGATCTCTGGATCGACGCCGACACGTACGATTTGTGGAGGGCGCATTTCGTCGGGACGTATCGTCCCTTTCCGAACGCACCGCTGAGCCCCACCGACGTCATGGTAAACTTTCGCAACGTGCTCGGGCGCTGGGTCGTTACGCGCGCCGCCTGGAACTGGGACGACGCACCCCTCTCCTTCATGTTCGACGTGACCAACGACGAGATCGGCTTGCCCGCTTCGCTCCCGGACTGGCTCTTCGATGCAAAACAGTACCAGCGTCACCAAGATGCCGGCGAGCCGGACTACATCGGCGAGCTTCTCAAGCGCATGCGGGCGGGGTCGAACGGGTAAGGCTGCAGCCTGCGCCGAAGGCCGGAGCATGGAGCGTTCCCGTTTTACTGCCCTCGCTGTGGCGTTTGTCCTCGCGTCCTGCGGCGGCGGTTATGCCGGCGGGTCCGGGGGCGCGACGCCTGCGTTCGTCGTCGACACGCATCGTCAAGGCAGCTCCGGTCTAATCAAGCACGTCGTCATCATGATTCAAGAGAATCGCAGCTTCAACAATTTCTTCGCGACGTTCCCGGGCGCCGACGGAACCACGTACGGCATGATGGGCAAGAAGCGGATCCACTTGACGGAAACCAATCTCGTCTGGCCGTGCGACCTCGGGCATTCGCGCAACGCGTATCTCGAGGACGACGACAACGGTAAGATGGACGGATTCTATCTCGAGGGCAACGGGAACAAAGCGCCGTGCATCGGGCAGGCCGGCCGGCGCCCGTACCAATACGTGAAACCGGCGCAGATCCAGCCGTACTGGGACATGGCCGGGCAGTACGTGCTAGCCGAGCACATGTTCCAGACGCAAGGCAGCGGCAGCTTTACCGCGCATCAAGACTTGATTCGCGGCGGCACGACGTTCGACGCGGCGCTCGACGAGGCGCTGGTGGATTTTCCGACGGTCGCGCCGTGGGGCTGCAACGCGCCGCCAAAGGCCAAGACGTCGTACCTGCTGTGGACTGGGAGCTACATCCACGGCGAGCACAACAAAGGGCCGTTCCCGTGCACCAACAAGTTTCCCGGATCGGGAAGCTACTATCACACGCTGGCCGACGAGCTCGACGCGAAGAAGATCTCGTGGAGGTACTACACGCCGAAGCTCAGCTCCACCGGCAGACTGTGGAACGCGTTCAATATGATCGCATCCGTACGGTACGGTCCGGAGTGGGGCACGAACGTCGTGTGGCCGGAGACGACGATCTTCACGGACATCACGAACGGCACGCTGCCGGCAGTGTCGTGGTTGATTCCGGACGGCAAGAACTCCGATCACCCGGGCTCCGCCGCGACGGACACGGGGCCGTCGTGGGTGGCGAGCGTCGTGAACGCGATCGGTCAGAGTTCGCTGTGGGACTCCACCGCGATCGTCGTCGTGTGGGACGATTGGGGAGGATTTTACGATAACATGCCGCCGCCGCCGGTCGGGGGGTCGCAGTTCGATCACTGGGGCGGCTTGGGCTTCCGCGTTCCCTGTATCATCGTTTCGCCGTACGCGCGCGAGGCGACGAAGAGCAAGCCCGGCTACATCTCTCCCACGGACTACGAGTTCGGCAGCATCCTGAAGTTCGTCGAGGACAACTGGGATCTGCCGCGACTCGGGACAACCGACGGCCGCGCCAACAGCATCGTCGACTCGTTCGATTTCACGCAGCCGCCGCGCACGTTCACGAAGATTCCCTCATCGTACCCGCTCGAGTATTTCGAGCGCGAGGCGCCTTCGAACATTCCCCTCGACTCTGAATAGCGGAGAACTTTTTCGCATGAGCCGTTTTCGCATTGCACTCCTCGCCGGAGCGTTCGTCCTTTCATCCTGCGGCGGAGGCGCCGGCGGCGGCGGATTGCCGTTCCAGGCCCCATCAAGTTCGCATAAGAGCGGCAGCATACCAATCTCGCACATCATCATCATGATCCAGGAGAACCGCAGCTTCAACAATCTCTTCGCGACGTTCCCCGGGGCCGACGGGACGACGAGGGGCAAAATGGGCAAGAAGATCATTCGCTTGAAACCGGAACCACTGATTTGGCCGTGCGACTTCGGGCATTCGCGCAGCGGGTTCTTGAAAGACTACGACGACGGCAAGATGAACGGGTTCGGCACGGAGAGCGGCGGCAAGGGCAGCAAATGCACGCCGCAGGCGGGGCGCAACTCGTATCAGTACGTGATTCCCGCGCAGCTCGGCCCGTACTGGGACGTCGCCGGGCAGTACGTGCTCGCCGATCATACGTTCCAGACGCAAGGCAGCGGCAGCTTCACCGGACACCAGGATCTGATCCGCGGCGGCACGACGTTCGATTCGGCGGAGGACGAGGCGTTGGTCGACTTTCCGACCGGCACGCCGTGGGGCTGCAACGCACCGCCGAACACGACGACCTCCATGCTGGTCTGGACCGGCAGCGGCATCCAGGGGCCCAAGAAAGGTCCGTTCCCGTGCACCGACAAGTTTCCGGGATCGGGCAGCTACTATAAGACGCTGGCCGATCTGCTTGACGCGAAGTCGGTCAGTTGGAAGTACTACACGCCGACGCTCGGCGGCGCCGGTGCGCTGTGGAATGCGTTCGACATGATCGCGTCGGTCCGCAACGGTCCGGAGTGGAAGACGAACATCGTTTCACCCGACAAGAAGATTTTCGACGACATCACGAACGGGACACTGCCCAGCGTCTCGTGGGTGATACCCGACGCACCGTATTCCGATCATCCGGGCGGCGGCTCAGGCGCCGGAGGACCGTCGTGGGTCGCAAGCGTCGTCAACGCTATCGGTTTGAGCCCGTACTGGGGCTCGACCGCGATCATCGTCACCTGGGACGACTGGGGTGGCTTCTACGACGAGGTGAAGCCGCCGCAGCCGTTCGACCACTGGGGCGGCCTCGGATTTCGCGTTCCGATGATGATCGTCTCGCCCTACGCGCGCGAGACCGTGCCCAGCAAGCCCGGCTACATCTCACACACGCAGTACGAGTTCGGCAGCATCATCAAGTTCGTCGAGGACATCTGGGGCCTCGGCCGCCTCAACACCACCGACACGCGCGCCAACAGCATCATCGACTCGTTCGACTTCTCACAGAAACAGCGCACGTTCACGAAGATTCCGTCGTCGTATTCACGCGAGTACTTCGAGCATTTGCCACCGTCGAACGAGCCGATAGACAGCGAGTAGAGCTTAGTCGTCGTCGGGGGGACGGTAGTCGGGCGGCTGTGCCAGGAAGAACTCCTCGCCCTGAGGTGCTTTGATCGGGATGAACTTGCGCGGAGGCCGCGAGAAATCGAAGCAGTCCTTTGCGGGCGAGGTAGCGCGCCGGTCGGCCACGGTGAGCTGATCGAGTCCGAACAGATCCTCGGCGAAGCGCAGCACGCTCGTGGTCTCGTACTGCACGTGCGACACGTGGTCGCGCTTGGCGTAGGGCGATATCACGAGCAATGGAACGCGAAAGCCCAAGCCGTCGAAGCCTCTGTGCGGC is a genomic window of Candidatus Binatia bacterium containing:
- a CDS encoding alkaline phosphatase family protein, which produces MGTPGSALTPQGAQLGGPGSAAAQLADAAYREKIAGLARSRIKHVFVLVQENHTFDQVYGLFPGVNGQYVENLGTYLAQQTDCQYDPQTFSCQRPFLISTNQSSPNYVSDAPDINGGNNGRFDQEASIDRGKMDDFLVDAEGGAPPLGPTPSPQQIEQHNESIAIEGVYDCDTVPYLWYYAKNFALFDHYFQANTGDSTPSNIQLFAGQIGQTEAAAGEGTLSVPLPSGGGYTDGVPISNDDNPPPAELKFPVTSYTGDSNTFQSYATMPVLLNPEMDRKAQKSKVVGYIGRDIRREGKSSRQSFDWAWYEEGLYTANAGFSAHHTAPLYFDYINNPQSAFASKKTLRDNAKSNGLISDIKGGKLPGSGVFWVKGGNENTYGFVPADSIFTNNPSSKKYYVGDDDHPGSGSSDHQVAEAYLASVINAIAKSKYWKDSVIVVTWDDSGGFYDHLAPPDFGQTCPEDRTGPEEGYACGDGVRLPALVISPFSKTGVVVHDYADHGSVSKMIEAIFGVPKFSSLPDEAKGVSVGLPPADGDTATSDLFDALDARKLRGGAENPPSLAEIHSPSSPPNMSCASLGLTPIQSPASLPPMYETAGYYLHQQLEGTRHAVMIRRRDDDD
- a CDS encoding DUF4139 domain-containing protein, giving the protein MQRIRFITVALLLFAIPLQIIADPPERTTTTADRQSINLTVYNGGTALIHDRRTLRLDDGLNRIAWRDVSAQMDPTSALVDGGGSANAIRVVEQNFNFDLLDPSALLDKYVGQEVTVVHEARFAGERDARERARILSTNGGIVLQYRDRIETQLRGYIIFPASPKNFRDRPTLDLDLDSGESGTTALDLSYLTSGLSWRADYVGVVSSDQRHLSLTGLVTLSNTSGASYENARLQLVAGNVNVVGPPSLYAMKTIARVTSNVQQENYFEYHLYTLARPTSILDKQTKQLTLLAARGIPIHETLELRGSPEYYRNADSDIGARLPVGAYVTFENRGGDLGIPLPGGIVRLYKSDSRGLSQFMGSDQIDHTPRNETVRLHLGDSFDVTARKRQTEFRFSSACSADSSYQIVVANAKTVAQNVLVVEPIPGDWQIVDENVSHVKSSAFTATWNLRVPADSRSMLTYTARVSWCYEGTDQAR
- a CDS encoding isoprenylcysteine carboxylmethyltransferase family protein, coding for MKVTASMMIALASLVVYLALAVAGMGGLAAFFAHPALIATAILFLVFTIAGVFAGGNVSPGEREDRSNRWVLLPIIVIGLVSAFVAPWTDRIGFWTIDGEATRWLGVALIAVGGTLRIAPVFILGNRFSGLVAIQPGHMLVTTGLYARIRHPSYLGLLVSALGWCLAFRSGVGVLLTLLLVPPVVARMNSEEALLSSQFGADYDAYRSRTSRLVPGVY
- a CDS encoding S8 family serine peptidase — translated: MCHVLIVNRGGKPPCSPSGDNCGWQPADLQTRYNLTPSLGKGSGTIVALIELGDLPTAQSDLATYRTTFGLGTATFSKFNEEGQESNYPESCQNFGWCIETDLDIEMVSVSCPKCTIYLIEGGNCGAVVCGLEKAEATAVKLGAKILSNSWGCSSFNYGENCGDSNFPNYFNTPGVGYIASSGDNGYPEIEWPAALANVLAIGGTQLAKSGSTYSESAWDGAGAGCATTTPKPKWQHDPDCNGRTIADISAEAGCSPGVAEYISSYGGWLDICGTSVAAPLTAGIVGLVDNPGSLTGGETFWDLSPRKHRLQLHQITSGSDGSCGDYLCEAGLPKTGGGYQKYSGPAGWGTPHGIKAY
- a CDS encoding DUF3887 domain-containing protein, which gives rise to MISKVAAALFCGLMMSAAAPVCAQPAPPDAQPAPPELKSAPAPDSGQTGRFTTFFKTVLAGHVPSGISSQMRQGFTQQLLAQINDAFAGLGKFRQLQFLRADSMQQYRRYHYRADFEKGSQPIMFVIDSNNTIVGFFNDEAPANPQ
- a CDS encoding YdeI/OmpD-associated family protein, whose product is MEARVTDLPRGFAEAMTAVERRAYDSLSYTHRKEYVLWIEDAKRLEARSRRIEKARAMLRRKGRST
- a CDS encoding lipocalin-like domain-containing protein, which produces MSRKGLLEAAASFGVLAAIATVPAVAAEPAGVVGAWSLVSFNVDEGKATEEPRFGPSPVGYLIYTAQDRMAAVLGGTHRPELHSPTGTSASETARSESLRNFLAYAGRYEIRGDRVFHHVEVSVFTDLVGVTLERQFKLAGDTLTIRTLPPEIWGSSNVLVWKRA